Proteins encoded in a region of the Prunus persica cultivar Lovell chromosome G4, Prunus_persica_NCBIv2, whole genome shotgun sequence genome:
- the LOC18780539 gene encoding transcription termination factor MTEF18, mitochondrial — MISQLNHLVLFSPVFERTTFVQNPSSVSLKFQCFCSSRLTHHSKVSVIESAQSPNSPFANRVSRNARTEAQATLFDYLHCTRSFSFTDAEHISKNSPIFLQNLLSNIDSEKDVARSLTRFLRYNPINEFEPFFESLGLSPSELLSFLPRHLMYLSDDCVLTDNVHALCNYGIPRSNIGKMYKEAKEIFGYDYGVLALKLQAYENLGISKATVIKLVSCCPLLLVGGVNSDFVRVHEKLKRLGLGMDWIGGYASGNSTYNWDRMFDTMDFLDKVGYTEEQMCVLFELNPALLLEGSGKNVYVLFGRLLKLGLEMNEVYSLFMQNPQVLSVKCMKNLLLAVDFLFEIGMGTEEMADIVANDVEFLSSSSFKRPKTVCKDLKVKRDGLLQMIKEDPHKVLTLASKSKGKNQLISPLPSKHMEKTSFLVRLGYIENSDEMMKALKKFRGRGDQLQERFDCLVQAGLDCNVVSNIVKQAPHVLNQSKDVIEMKISCLTNCLRYPLDSVVAFPAYLCYDMDRINLRFSMYAWLREKGAAKPMLSLSTLLACSDARFVKYYVDVHPEGPAMWESFKMQKS, encoded by the coding sequence ATGATTTCCCAACTCAATCACCTCGTACTCTTCTCGCCTGTCTTTGAAAGAACCACTTTTGTGCAGAACCCATCTTCTGTTTCGCTTAAATTCCAATGCTTTTGCAGTTCTAGACTTACCCATCACTCGAAGGTCTCTGTTATCGAGTCTGCACAATCGCCCAATTCTCCTTTTGCTAACCGGGTTTCTCGAAATGCTAGAACTGAGGCTCAGGCAACCCTTTTTGATTACCTGCATTGCACTCGAAGCTTCAGCTTCACGGATGCAGAGCATATTAGCAAAAACTCcccaatttttcttcaaaatttgctCTCCAACATTGATTCTGAGAAAGATGTTGCACGTTCTTTAACCCGATTTCTTCGCTACAATCCCATTAATGAGTTTGAACCGTTCTTTGAGAGCTTGGGTTTGAGTCCATCTGAGCTCCTATCGTTTCTGCCACGGCACTTGATGTATCTGAGTGATGATTGTGTGCTGACTGATAACGTTCATGCTTTATGTAATTACGGAATCCCCCGTAGTAACATCGGTAAGATGTATAAGGAGGCAAAGGAGATATTTGGATATGACTATGGAGTGTTGGCTCTAAAACTTCAAGCTTATGAAAATTTGGGTATAAGCAAAGCAACAGTTATTAAGCTTGTTAGTTGTTGCCCGTTGCTTTTGGTTGGGGGTGTTAATAGTGACTTTGTCAGGGTTCATGAAAAATTGAAGCGTTTAGGCCTTGGaatggattggattggagggTATGCATCAGGTAACAGCACATACAACTGGGACAGAATGTTTGATACAATGGATTTTCTTGATAAAGTGGGTTATACGGAGGAGCAAAtgtgtgttttgtttgaattaaATCCTGCATTACTATTAGAAGGGTCTGGAAAGAATGTGTATGTATTGTTTGGCCGGTTACTCAAATTGGGTCTCGAGATGAATGAGGTTTATTCACTTTTTATGCAAAATCCACAGGTCTTGTCAGTTAAGTGCATGAAAAATCTCTTGCTGGCAGTAGATTTTCTGTTTGAGATTGGAATGGGAACAGAAGAGATGGCAGACATTGTAGCCAATGACGTGGAATTTCTGAGTTCATCTAGTTTTAAAAGACCCAAAACTGTTTGTAAAGACTTAAAAGTCAAGAGAGATGGCCTGCTCCAAATGATAAAGGAAGATCCACACAAGGTGTTGACATTGGCTTCAAAGTCCAAAGGTAAAAATCAATTAATATCCCCACTCCCCAGTAAACATATGGAGAAAACTTCATTCTTGGTGAGATTGGGATATATCGAAAACTCAGATGAGATGATGAAAGCTTTGAAAAAATTCAGAGGTAGAGGAGACCAATTACAAGAGAGGTTTGATTGCCTCGTACAAGCTGGCTTGGACTGCAACGTGGTGTCAAACATAGTTAAACAAGCCCCTCATGTTCTTAATCAGAGCAAAGATGTGATTGAAATGAAGATCAGTTGCTTAACAAACTGTTTACGTTATCCACTGGATTCTGTGGTGGCATTCCCAGCATACTTATGTTACGATATGGACAGGATTAATCTTAGATTCTCAATGTAT